The Rhodopseudomonas palustris genome window below encodes:
- a CDS encoding carotenoid 1,2-hydratase: MIAWPNETDERRAGFNLEVPNNGYAWWYVDAISDDGSEGLTIIAFIGSVFSPYYAFARRGAPADPLNHCALNVALYHSDSKRWTMTERSRGRVARNLRSLLIGPSDLAWDGRALTININEVRAPIPGRIKGRVRVIPTAVTKDFFVLNEDGNHRWWPIAPRSRIEVTLEQPKLSWQGEAYLDCNAGDAPIETGFRHWEWARGALRDKTAILYEAERRDGSRVDLAITFDAQGNMERFTPPPLLPLARSGWQVSRSARSETDARVLRTLEDSPFYARSMVATTLLGEKVTLMHESLSLDRFKMPVVQAMLPFRMPRRK; encoded by the coding sequence ATGATTGCCTGGCCCAACGAGACCGACGAACGCCGCGCCGGATTCAACCTCGAGGTTCCGAACAACGGCTATGCCTGGTGGTATGTCGACGCGATCAGCGACGACGGCAGCGAGGGCCTCACTATCATCGCCTTCATCGGCAGCGTGTTCTCGCCCTACTACGCATTCGCGCGGCGCGGCGCGCCGGCCGACCCGCTGAACCATTGCGCGCTCAACGTCGCGCTGTATCACAGCGACAGCAAGCGCTGGACCATGACCGAGCGCTCGCGCGGCCGCGTCGCGCGCAATCTGCGTTCGCTGCTGATCGGACCGAGCGACCTCGCCTGGGACGGCCGTGCGCTGACCATCAACATCAACGAAGTGCGCGCGCCGATCCCGGGCCGGATCAAGGGCCGCGTCCGCGTGATTCCGACGGCGGTGACCAAGGATTTCTTCGTGCTGAACGAAGACGGCAACCACCGCTGGTGGCCGATCGCGCCGCGATCGCGGATCGAGGTGACGCTGGAGCAGCCGAAGCTGTCCTGGCAGGGAGAGGCCTATCTCGACTGCAACGCCGGCGACGCGCCGATCGAGACCGGCTTCCGGCACTGGGAATGGGCGCGCGGCGCGCTGCGCGACAAGACCGCGATCCTGTACGAAGCCGAGCGCCGCGACGGCAGCCGCGTCGATCTGGCGATCACCTTCGACGCGCAAGGCAACATGGAACGCTTCACCCCGCCGCCGCTGCTGCCGCTCGCCCGCTCCGGCTGGCAGGTCAGCCGCAGCGCCCGCAGCGAGACCGACGCCCGGGTGCTACGCACGCTCGAAGACTCGCCCTTCTACGCCCGCTCGATGGTCGCCACCACGCTGCTCGGCGAGAAGGTGACGCTGATGCACGAAAGCCTGTCGCTGGACCGATTCAAGATGCCGGTGGTGCAGGCAATGCTGCCGTTCCGGATGCCGCGGAGGAAGTAG
- a CDS encoding GIY-YIG nuclease family protein, translating into MAGLVPANHERHTHRMGCGYVYFMTNRPNGILYVGVTSDLVRRVHEHRSGAVAGFTKRYGLKRLVYFEAYDDIRTAIQREHNIKHWSRTWKVRLILATNPNWDDLYDSL; encoded by the coding sequence ATGGCCGGGCTTGTCCCGGCCAACCACGAACGACATACTCACCGCATGGGATGCGGTTACGTGTACTTCATGACCAACCGGCCCAACGGCATCCTTTATGTCGGGGTGACGAGCGATCTGGTGCGCAGGGTCCATGAACACCGCAGCGGCGCCGTTGCAGGCTTCACCAAGCGCTACGGCTTGAAGCGGCTGGTGTACTTCGAAGCCTACGACGACATCCGAACGGCGATCCAGCGCGAGCACAACATCAAGCATTGGAGCCGAACCTGGAAGGTTCGCCTGATCCTCGCGACAAATCCGAATTGGGACGATCTGTACGACTCGTTGTGA
- the hemF gene encoding oxygen-dependent coproporphyrinogen oxidase, whose product MTIDIDLDTTTPNAVEARRSRARAWFEGLRDRICTEIETLEREAPAELFPGEPATFSYKPWQRKTGAGGGVGGFLSGGRLFEKIGIHTSSANGTLTPEMAKNLPGDGVTRDYVSTSISLIMHPRSPLVPTVHMNTRFLSTSQGWFGGGADLTPMLPAQRSQDAEDAVTFHAAMKAACDAHDPTYYAKFKPWADTYFFLPHRGTARGVGGIFYDHLNSGDFERDFAFTRDVGSALLDIYPKIVRKRMVEPWTEEERAQQLACRGLYVEFNLLYDKGTMFGLQTGGNTETIMSSMPPLVSWA is encoded by the coding sequence ATGACGATCGACATTGACCTCGACACCACCACCCCGAACGCCGTCGAGGCCCGGCGCAGCCGCGCGCGCGCCTGGTTCGAGGGGCTGCGCGACCGGATCTGCACCGAGATCGAAACGCTGGAGCGCGAGGCGCCGGCCGAATTGTTTCCCGGCGAGCCTGCGACCTTCAGCTACAAGCCGTGGCAGCGCAAGACCGGCGCCGGCGGTGGCGTCGGCGGTTTCCTCTCGGGCGGCCGGCTGTTCGAAAAGATCGGCATCCACACCTCGTCGGCCAACGGCACGCTGACGCCGGAGATGGCGAAGAACCTGCCCGGCGACGGCGTCACGCGCGACTACGTCTCGACCAGTATCAGCCTGATCATGCATCCGCGCAGCCCGCTTGTGCCGACCGTGCACATGAACACGCGGTTTCTGTCGACGTCGCAGGGCTGGTTCGGCGGCGGCGCCGATCTGACGCCGATGCTGCCCGCGCAGCGCAGCCAGGACGCCGAGGACGCGGTGACCTTCCACGCCGCCATGAAGGCCGCCTGCGACGCGCACGATCCGACCTACTACGCCAAGTTCAAGCCGTGGGCGGACACCTACTTCTTCCTGCCGCATCGCGGCACGGCGCGCGGCGTCGGCGGCATCTTCTACGATCACCTCAACAGCGGCGATTTCGAGCGCGACTTCGCCTTCACCCGCGACGTCGGCTCCGCATTGCTCGACATCTATCCCAAGATCGTGCGCAAACGCATGGTCGAGCCGTGGACGGAGGAGGAGCGGGCGCAGCAGCTCGCCTGCCGCGGGCTCTATGTCGAGTTCAACCTGCTGTACGACAAGGGCACGATGTTCGGCCTGCAGACCGGCGGCAACACCGAGACCATCATGAGCTCGATGCCGCCGCTGGTGAGCTGGGCCTGA
- a CDS encoding phytoene/squalene synthase family protein, which produces MTVNSDMLACRVMIKEGSRTFHAASKVLPRRISDPAIALYAFCRVADDAVDLGLDRSNAVEVLKDRLDRACRGLPRPYPSDRAFADVIARFSIPPAIPEALIEGLEWDSQGRRFETLSDLYGYAARVAGTVGVMMTLVMGQRRPDIVARACDLGCAMQLTNIARDIGEDARNGRIYMPLSWMREAGLDPETWLKDPKFTPEIAGIVKRLIDTADTLYDRATLGIANLPRSCRPGIFAARALYAEIGREVERSGLDSVSSRAVVSTGRKLAVLSRMLAFQETEWAPAKYLATRLGDMEETRFLIDAVIAHPVRDVPPVPRVKPIEQKVAWLVDLFTRLERRDQMLQRSRV; this is translated from the coding sequence ATGACCGTAAACTCCGATATGCTGGCCTGCCGCGTGATGATCAAGGAAGGCTCGCGCACCTTCCACGCGGCGTCCAAGGTGCTGCCGCGCCGGATCAGCGATCCGGCGATCGCGCTGTACGCGTTCTGTCGCGTCGCCGACGACGCCGTCGATCTCGGGCTCGATCGCAGCAATGCGGTCGAAGTGCTGAAGGACCGGCTCGATCGCGCCTGCCGCGGTCTGCCGCGGCCGTATCCGTCGGACCGCGCTTTCGCCGATGTGATCGCGCGCTTCTCGATTCCGCCGGCGATTCCCGAGGCGCTGATCGAAGGCCTCGAATGGGACTCGCAGGGCCGCCGCTTCGAGACGCTGTCGGATCTCTACGGCTATGCGGCGCGCGTCGCCGGCACCGTCGGCGTGATGATGACGCTGGTGATGGGCCAGCGCAGACCGGACATCGTCGCGCGCGCCTGCGATCTCGGCTGCGCCATGCAGCTCACCAATATCGCCCGCGACATCGGCGAGGACGCCCGCAACGGCCGCATCTACATGCCGCTGTCGTGGATGCGCGAAGCCGGGCTCGATCCCGAGACCTGGCTCAAGGACCCGAAATTCACGCCGGAGATCGCCGGCATCGTCAAGCGGCTGATCGACACCGCGGACACGTTGTACGATCGCGCCACGCTCGGCATCGCCAACCTGCCGCGCTCGTGCCGTCCCGGCATCTTCGCCGCGCGTGCGCTCTACGCCGAGATCGGCCGCGAGGTCGAGCGCTCCGGGCTGGATTCGGTGTCGTCCCGCGCCGTGGTGTCGACCGGGCGCAAGCTCGCGGTGCTGTCGCGGATGTTGGCGTTCCAGGAAACCGAATGGGCGCCGGCGAAGTATCTGGCGACGCGATTGGGCGACATGGAAGAGACCCGCTTCCTGATCGACGCCGTGATCGCCCACCCGGTCCGCGACGTGCCGCCGGTCCCGCGCGTCAAGCCGATCGAGCAGAAGGTCGCCTGGCTGGTCGACCTGTTCACCCGCCTCGAACGCCGCGACCAGATGCTGCAGCGCAGCCGGGTGTAG
- a CDS encoding phytoene desaturase, producing the protein MLDPGLKPTSRLPRDQAPHAVVIGSGFGGLAAAVRLGAKGYRVTVLEKLDAPGGRAYVHKQDGFTFDAGPTIVTAPYLFEELWTLCGKRMSDDVTLKPMSPFYRIRFDDGTFFDYSDDRDAVLDQIAKFCPDDVPAYDRFMAASQAIFKVGFEQLGDQAFSRFTDMLKIAPDMIKLESYRSVFGLVAKHFKDPKLRQVFSFHPLLIGGNPFMSSSVYCLITYLEKQWGVHSAMGGTGALVTGLVKLIEGQGNEIRYKQDVRRIVVDNGAARGVELADGELIKADIVVSNADSASTYRYLLAPETRKRWTDAKIERSRYSMGLFVWYFGTKRRYDDVKHHTILLGPRYKELITDIFSRKIVADDFSLYLHRPTATDPSLAPPGCDTFYVLSPVPNLLGDIDWTTKAESYRASIAKMLGATVLPDLENQVVTSKLTTPLDFRDRLSSFRGAAFGLEPVLWQSAWFRPHNQSEDVKNLYLVGAGTHPGAGLPGVLSSARVLDSLVPEADSLVTS; encoded by the coding sequence ATGCTCGATCCCGGTCTGAAACCCACTTCTCGTCTTCCACGCGATCAGGCACCGCACGCGGTGGTGATCGGCTCCGGCTTTGGCGGTCTTGCCGCCGCGGTGCGGCTCGGCGCCAAAGGGTACCGGGTAACCGTTCTCGAAAAACTCGATGCGCCCGGCGGCCGCGCTTACGTCCACAAGCAGGACGGCTTCACTTTCGACGCCGGCCCGACCATCGTCACCGCGCCGTATCTGTTCGAGGAGCTGTGGACGCTGTGCGGCAAGCGGATGTCCGACGACGTCACGCTGAAGCCGATGTCGCCGTTCTACCGCATCCGCTTCGACGACGGCACCTTCTTCGATTATTCCGACGACCGCGACGCGGTGCTGGACCAGATCGCGAAATTCTGTCCCGACGACGTCCCGGCCTACGACCGCTTCATGGCGGCGTCGCAGGCGATCTTCAAGGTCGGCTTCGAGCAGCTCGGCGATCAGGCGTTCAGCCGCTTCACCGACATGCTGAAGATCGCGCCGGACATGATCAAGCTGGAGAGCTATCGCAGCGTCTTCGGCCTGGTCGCCAAGCACTTCAAGGACCCGAAGCTTCGGCAAGTGTTCAGCTTCCATCCGCTGCTGATCGGCGGCAATCCGTTCATGTCGAGTTCGGTGTACTGCCTGATCACCTATCTAGAAAAGCAGTGGGGCGTGCACTCGGCGATGGGCGGCACCGGCGCGCTCGTCACCGGCCTGGTCAAGCTGATCGAAGGCCAGGGCAACGAGATCCGTTACAAGCAGGACGTCCGCCGCATCGTGGTCGACAACGGCGCCGCCCGCGGCGTCGAGCTCGCCGACGGCGAACTCATCAAGGCCGACATCGTTGTGTCGAACGCCGATTCGGCCTCGACCTATCGCTATCTGCTGGCGCCGGAGACCCGCAAGCGCTGGACCGACGCCAAGATCGAGCGCTCGCGCTACTCGATGGGCCTGTTCGTCTGGTACTTCGGCACCAAGCGGCGCTACGACGACGTCAAGCATCACACCATTCTGCTCGGGCCGCGCTACAAGGAACTGATCACCGACATCTTCTCGCGCAAGATCGTCGCCGATGATTTCAGCCTGTATCTGCATCGCCCGACCGCGACCGATCCGTCGCTGGCGCCGCCCGGCTGCGATACGTTCTACGTGCTGTCGCCGGTGCCCAACCTGCTCGGCGACATCGACTGGACCACCAAGGCCGAGAGCTATCGCGCCTCGATCGCCAAGATGCTCGGCGCCACCGTGTTGCCCGATCTCGAAAATCAGGTGGTGACCTCGAAGCTCACCACGCCGCTGGATTTCCGCGACCGGCTGTCGTCGTTCCGCGGCGCCGCGTTCGGGCTCGAGCCCGTGCTGTGGCAGAGCGCCTGGTTCAGGCCGCACAACCAGAGCGAAGACGTCAAGAACCTGTATCTGGTCGGCGCCGGAACGCATCCCGGCGCCGGTCTTCCCGGGGTGTTGTCCTCGGCGCGCGTGCTCGATTCCCTGGTCCCCGAGGCCGACAGTCTGGTGACGTCATGA
- the bchO gene encoding alpha/beta fold hydrolase BchO, with amino-acid sequence MSELVWSRDGVDWPHREASRFVEAGGFRWHVQLMGPADAPALLLIHGTGAASHSWRGLAPLLAQHFRVVAPDLPGHGFTQSPRAHRLSLPGMAGDLATLLRVLGVSPQIVVGHSAGAAIAARMCLDGSIAPKLLISLNGAFLPYGGPAANIFSPLAKMLVLNPFVPGFFAWQAGSRGAVERLIGNTGSTIDPVGIKLYGKLVGNSAHVAAALRMMANWELEPLLKALPNLKPQLVLVAADGDRAIPPSVARKVLEIQPKAVLERIPGLGHLAHEERPDLIAALIERYSHEVGQNVE; translated from the coding sequence ATGAGCGAGCTCGTCTGGAGCCGGGACGGCGTCGACTGGCCGCACCGCGAGGCCAGCCGGTTCGTCGAGGCCGGCGGCTTCCGCTGGCACGTCCAACTGATGGGGCCGGCGGATGCGCCGGCGCTGCTGTTGATCCACGGCACCGGCGCGGCGTCGCATTCCTGGCGCGGTCTCGCGCCGCTGCTGGCGCAGCATTTTCGCGTGGTCGCGCCGGATCTGCCCGGCCACGGCTTCACCCAGTCGCCGCGCGCGCACCGGCTGTCGCTGCCGGGCATGGCCGGCGATCTCGCCACGCTCCTACGGGTGCTCGGGGTGTCGCCGCAGATCGTGGTCGGGCATTCCGCGGGGGCTGCGATCGCGGCGCGGATGTGCCTCGACGGCAGCATCGCCCCAAAGCTGCTGATCAGCCTCAACGGCGCGTTTCTGCCCTATGGCGGGCCGGCCGCGAACATCTTCTCGCCGCTGGCCAAGATGCTGGTGCTGAATCCGTTCGTCCCCGGCTTCTTCGCCTGGCAGGCCGGCAGCCGCGGCGCGGTCGAGCGGCTGATCGGCAATACCGGCTCGACCATCGATCCGGTCGGAATCAAGCTGTACGGCAAGCTGGTCGGAAATTCGGCCCATGTCGCCGCCGCGCTGCGGATGATGGCGAACTGGGAACTCGAGCCGCTGCTGAAGGCGCTGCCGAATCTGAAGCCGCAACTGGTGCTGGTCGCGGCCGATGGCGACCGCGCGATTCCGCCCTCGGTCGCCCGTAAGGTGCTGGAAATTCAGCCGAAAGCGGTGCTCGAACGGATTCCGGGGCTGGGCCATCTGGCCCATGAGGAGCGGCCGGATTTGATCGCGGCGCTGATCGAGCGATATTCGCACGAGGTGGGGCAAAATGTCGAATAG
- a CDS encoding alpha/beta hydrolase, with protein MNATAPTPGSTATRNENPNLPAPVSGERHDIDSLAGRLTYWTASPATPTSEPPMLLVHSINAAGSAYEMKPIYEHYARSRPVYAIELPGFGHSSRAKRQYTIRMMTDAIHAAVAEIQKIHGDAPFDAVALSLGCEFLGRAADESPKPFRSVALVSPTGFDRRQVRWVKGSRAIPWLHAFFENPLWSETVFGLLTKKSVIAWFLRKTFGSPNIDQGLLDYDYLTTHQPGAQHAPYYFVSGYLFSQDILRIYQDLKMPAWLSHGVRGDFVDYGNKSTVEGRPNWTVTVFQTGAMPHFEMPAEFLRTYDEFLARVAKQPA; from the coding sequence ATGAACGCAACCGCACCCACCCCCGGATCGACCGCGACGCGCAACGAAAACCCGAACCTTCCAGCACCGGTCTCCGGAGAGCGCCACGACATCGACAGCTTGGCCGGTCGGCTGACCTATTGGACCGCGTCGCCGGCGACACCGACGTCGGAGCCGCCGATGCTTCTCGTCCACAGCATCAATGCGGCGGGATCGGCCTACGAGATGAAACCGATCTACGAGCACTACGCCAGGAGCCGCCCGGTCTACGCGATCGAGTTGCCGGGCTTTGGTCATTCCTCGCGCGCCAAGCGTCAATACACAATTCGGATGATGACGGATGCGATCCACGCCGCCGTCGCCGAGATTCAGAAGATCCACGGCGACGCGCCGTTCGACGCGGTCGCGTTGTCGCTCGGCTGTGAGTTTCTCGGGCGCGCCGCCGACGAGTCGCCGAAGCCGTTCCGCAGCGTGGCATTGGTGAGTCCGACCGGCTTCGATCGCCGGCAGGTGCGCTGGGTCAAGGGTTCGCGGGCGATTCCGTGGCTGCATGCATTCTTCGAAAACCCGCTCTGGAGCGAGACCGTGTTCGGCCTGCTGACGAAGAAATCGGTGATCGCCTGGTTCCTGCGCAAGACCTTCGGCTCGCCCAACATCGATCAGGGCCTGCTTGACTACGACTATCTGACGACGCATCAGCCCGGCGCCCAGCACGCGCCTTATTACTTCGTCTCGGGCTATCTGTTCAGCCAGGACATCCTGCGGATCTATCAGGATCTGAAGATGCCGGCGTGGCTGTCGCACGGCGTGCGCGGCGATTTCGTCGATTACGGCAACAAGAGCACCGTCGAAGGCCGGCCGAACTGGACCGTCACCGTATTCCAAACCGGCGCGATGCCGCATTTCGAAATGCCCGCCGAATTCCTGCGCACCTACGACGAATTCCTCGCCCGGGTCGCCAAGCAGCCGGCCTGA
- the hemE gene encoding uroporphyrinogen decarboxylase: MTQKLVTKPFIEVLSGNRQASPPMWMMRQAGRYLPEYRATRAEAGSFLDLCFNAKLAAEVTLQPIRRFGFDAAIIFSDILVVPYALGRAVRFEVGEGPRLDPLNSPDLVGTLNGAIDMSKLEPVFEALRIVRSELAPETTLIGFCGAPFTVATYMVAGQGTSDQHPARLMAYQHPGAFAKIIDVLVESSIQYLLKQLEAGADVLQIFDTWGGILPPREFEKWCIAPTRRIVEGVRKVKPDAKIIGFPRGAGALLPAFIERTGVDAVSIDWTAEPNLVREQVQSKVAVQGNLDPLLLIAGGSALDQGVDDVLENFSGGRHIFNLGHGITPEAPVAHVEQMVKRVRAYKG; the protein is encoded by the coding sequence TTGACACAGAAACTGGTGACGAAACCGTTCATTGAGGTGCTTTCCGGCAATCGGCAGGCCTCTCCCCCGATGTGGATGATGCGGCAGGCCGGCCGTTACCTGCCGGAATACCGCGCGACCCGCGCCGAAGCCGGGAGCTTCCTCGACCTGTGCTTCAACGCCAAGCTCGCCGCCGAGGTGACGTTGCAGCCGATCCGGCGCTTCGGCTTCGACGCCGCGATCATCTTTTCCGACATCCTGGTGGTGCCTTACGCGCTCGGACGCGCGGTCCGCTTCGAGGTCGGCGAGGGCCCGCGTCTCGATCCGTTGAATTCGCCGGACCTGGTCGGCACGCTGAACGGCGCGATCGACATGTCCAAGCTCGAACCGGTGTTCGAAGCCCTTCGCATCGTGCGCAGCGAGCTCGCCCCGGAAACCACGCTGATCGGCTTCTGCGGCGCGCCGTTCACGGTCGCGACCTATATGGTCGCCGGCCAGGGCACGTCGGATCAGCATCCGGCCCGGCTGATGGCGTATCAGCACCCCGGCGCCTTCGCCAAGATCATCGACGTGCTCGTCGAGAGCTCGATTCAGTATCTGCTGAAGCAGCTCGAAGCCGGCGCCGACGTGCTGCAGATCTTCGACACCTGGGGCGGCATTCTGCCGCCGCGCGAATTCGAGAAGTGGTGCATCGCGCCGACTCGCCGCATCGTCGAGGGCGTCCGCAAGGTCAAGCCGGACGCCAAGATCATCGGCTTCCCGCGCGGCGCCGGCGCGCTGCTGCCGGCCTTCATCGAACGCACCGGCGTCGACGCCGTGAGCATCGACTGGACCGCCGAGCCGAACCTGGTTCGCGAGCAGGTGCAGAGCAAGGTCGCGGTTCAGGGCAACCTCGATCCGCTGCTGCTGATCGCCGGCGGTTCGGCGCTCGACCAGGGCGTGGACGACGTGCTGGAGAATTTCTCGGGCGGCCGTCACATCTTCAATCTCGGCCACGGCATCACCCCGGAGGCCCCGGTCGCGCATGTCGAGCAGATGGTGAAGCGGGTCCGCGCCTACAAAGGCTGA
- a CDS encoding PilZ domain-containing protein, which yields MSVRAFLKQRAVNIAVGGNYSLANWYDQNGKPRNFACRTSRVSPFRMIVDVPVVGRVGDSISSYFSDFGKLDGHISDTVPGGFLLELAVTRAMRERLSNQLSWLEKKLSDPAIVDAREQARIVPACPHSSLILADGSMHTCFVIDMSISGVAVSADVQPEIGTPLAVGGCVGRVVRHRSDGFAVKFSELQNRNELEWRIARPPARNSVAEARVERLAAEKPSEQWTDAKPSNEDGSGTFVLDA from the coding sequence GTGTCCGTCCGGGCCTTTCTCAAGCAGCGCGCCGTCAACATCGCCGTGGGTGGCAATTACTCGCTGGCGAACTGGTACGACCAGAACGGCAAGCCGCGGAACTTCGCCTGCCGGACCAGTCGGGTATCGCCGTTCCGGATGATCGTCGACGTGCCGGTCGTCGGCCGCGTCGGGGATTCGATCTCGTCGTATTTCAGCGATTTCGGCAAGCTCGACGGCCATATCAGCGACACCGTGCCGGGCGGGTTCCTGCTCGAGCTCGCCGTCACCCGCGCGATGCGCGAGCGGCTGTCGAACCAGTTGAGCTGGCTCGAGAAGAAGCTGAGCGACCCGGCGATCGTCGATGCGCGGGAGCAGGCCCGGATCGTTCCCGCCTGCCCGCATTCCAGCCTGATCCTTGCCGACGGCAGCATGCACACCTGCTTCGTCATCGACATGTCGATTTCGGGCGTCGCCGTGTCCGCCGACGTTCAGCCCGAGATCGGCACGCCGCTGGCGGTCGGCGGCTGCGTCGGCCGCGTCGTCCGCCACCGCAGCGATGGCTTCGCGGTGAAGTTCAGTGAACTGCAGAACCGCAACGAGCTGGAGTGGCGGATCGCCCGGCCACCGGCCCGGAACTCCGTGGCCGAAGCGCGCGTCGAACGACTCGCTGCGGAGAAGCCGTCCGAGCAATGGACTGACGCCAAGCCCTCGAACGAGGACGGCAGCGGCACCTTCGTGCTGGACGCCTGA
- a CDS encoding magnesium chelatase subunit D, whose amino-acid sequence MSISLSWSDAVTAAQLFAVDPVGTGGVLLRSRAGPVRDRWLATLRAALPPDRPYRNLPLHIADGRLLGGLDLSATLLAGRPVAERGLLAEADGGVLVVAMAERMQSSTNVYLTAAMDAQETAVERDGLSLRMPARFGVVALDEGLEDEFSPAGLRDRLGFHLDLDQFAWRDTEDFPVLLDDIVAARARLSTIKVESAQIEAICTAAAALGIISLRAPLLALRAARASAALFDRVIIEQDDITLAARLVLAPRATVFPQADQPDQAEPPPPEPPPEDNSEDNNDQEQQTPDIDKALDEVILAAVKAAMPPGVLEALRASAGRARARSAGKAGELQKSKKRGRPTGSVRGELRDGSKLNVIETLRAAAPWQPLRRRQAEGRSGSAPRILVEKDDFRIARFKQRTETITIFVVDASGSAALHRLAEAKGAVELLLADCYVRRDQVAMIAFRGSIAEILLPPTRSLARAKRSLAGLPGGGGTPLAAGLDAAFMLADSIKRKGQTPTVIVLTDGRANIARDGAPGRPQAEEDAKASARQFRVAAINSVVIDMSPRPGPQAEAFAKEMDARYLPMPYADANVLAKAVTAATR is encoded by the coding sequence ATGAGCATCTCGCTGTCATGGTCCGATGCGGTGACCGCGGCGCAGTTGTTCGCGGTGGACCCGGTCGGCACCGGCGGCGTGCTGCTGCGCTCGCGCGCCGGCCCGGTGCGCGACCGCTGGCTGGCGACGCTGCGCGCCGCGCTGCCGCCTGATCGGCCCTATCGGAACTTGCCGCTGCATATCGCCGACGGCCGCCTGCTCGGCGGTCTCGATCTGTCCGCCACGCTGCTCGCCGGCCGTCCGGTCGCCGAGCGCGGCCTGCTCGCCGAAGCCGATGGCGGCGTGCTGGTGGTGGCGATGGCCGAGCGGATGCAGTCCTCGACCAATGTGTATCTGACCGCCGCGATGGACGCGCAGGAGACCGCGGTCGAGCGCGACGGCCTGTCACTGCGGATGCCGGCGCGGTTCGGCGTGGTGGCGCTCGACGAAGGCCTCGAGGACGAGTTCTCGCCCGCCGGCCTGCGCGACCGGCTCGGCTTCCATCTGGATCTCGATCAATTCGCCTGGCGCGACACCGAGGACTTCCCGGTCCTGCTCGACGACATCGTGGCGGCGCGCGCGCGCCTGTCCACGATCAAGGTCGAGAGCGCGCAGATCGAAGCGATCTGCACCGCCGCTGCCGCGCTCGGCATCATCTCGCTGCGCGCGCCGCTGCTGGCGCTTCGTGCGGCGCGGGCGAGTGCGGCGCTGTTCGATCGTGTCATCATCGAGCAGGACGACATCACGCTGGCGGCGCGACTGGTGCTGGCGCCGCGCGCCACCGTGTTTCCGCAAGCCGATCAGCCCGACCAGGCCGAGCCGCCGCCGCCCGAGCCGCCGCCGGAAGACAATTCCGAAGACAACAACGATCAAGAACAGCAGACCCCGGACATCGACAAGGCGCTCGACGAGGTGATCCTCGCCGCGGTGAAAGCCGCGATGCCGCCCGGCGTGCTGGAAGCGCTGCGCGCCTCCGCGGGCCGCGCGCGCGCCCGCTCCGCCGGCAAGGCCGGCGAGTTGCAGAAGTCGAAGAAGCGCGGCCGGCCCACCGGAAGCGTGCGCGGCGAATTGCGCGACGGCTCCAAGCTCAACGTCATCGAGACGCTGCGCGCCGCAGCCCCCTGGCAGCCGCTGCGCCGGCGTCAGGCCGAAGGCCGCAGCGGCAGCGCGCCGCGCATTCTGGTCGAGAAGGACGATTTCCGGATCGCGCGCTTCAAGCAGCGCACCGAGACCATCACCATCTTCGTGGTCGACGCCTCCGGCTCCGCCGCGCTGCATCGGCTCGCCGAAGCCAAGGGCGCGGTCGAGTTGTTACTTGCCGATTGCTATGTGCGCCGCGATCAGGTGGCGATGATCGCGTTCCGCGGTTCGATCGCCGAGATCCTGCTGCCGCCGACGCGGTCGCTGGCGCGCGCCAAGCGCAGCCTCGCCGGCCTGCCGGGCGGCGGCGGCACGCCGCTCGCGGCCGGGCTCGACGCCGCCTTCATGCTGGCCGACTCGATCAAGCGCAAGGGCCAGACCCCGACGGTGATCGTACTCACCGACGGCCGCGCCAACATCGCGCGCGACGGCGCGCCGGGCCGGCCGCAGGCCGAGGAAGACGCCAAAGCCTCGGCCCGACAATTCCGCGTCGCTGCGATCAACTCGGTGGTGATCGACATGTCGCCGCGGCCGGGCCCGCAGGCCGAGGCCTTCGCCAAGGAAATGGACGCGCGCTATCTGCCGATGCCCTACGCCGACGCCAATGTGCTGGCGAAGGCGGTGACTGCGGCGACGCGCTAG